From the Kazachstania africana CBS 2517 chromosome 12, complete genome genome, the window catatatattatttcttttattcaatattgtACAACTAATTATATCTCTCAAATTCCTTTTATAGTTCAGTTGTAGCCCTTTCatactactactactactactaccaccaccaccaccacaAACGACAAAGAATAGTCCTACCGTCGTTACTGGCTCAGTCGATGCCCAGACCGTTCAATCGGTTGTTTCTTCTTATGTTAGTCGTGaacaatgatgataaaatttttcatttttcgCCAAGagcatcaatttttcttcgagAAATTGCAACATAGCGTCTGCAGTGAATTGCTATTATTACTCATTTCGATGTTGGTCAGATTTGATACAATATATGTGATACATAAAACAAATCTTATTATTTTGCCTCCTGGCTTTTTTGATTTAGACTTTATATTAACCCAGAAAACATATTGTTCTGAATATGTCTGAATCCCCAGcacatttttcttttccaaaggaagaagaaaaagttcTTGCCTTATGGGAAGAGATTGACGCCTTCCACAGATCTTTAGAATTAACTAAGGATAAGCCAGAATTCTCCTTCTTCGATGGTCCTCCATTCGCCACAGGTACTCCTCATTATGGTCATATTTTAGCCTCTACGATTAAGGATATTGTTCCAAGATATGCTACCATGACTGGTCATCACGTCGAAAGAAGATTCGGTTGGGATACCCACGGTGTTCCAATTGAACATATCATtgacaagaaattgaacatTAAGAACAAAGATGATGTTTACAAGTTAGGTATCGACAAGTACAATGACGAATGTAGAGCTATTGTCATGACTTATGCTGCTGAATGGAGAAAGACCCTTGGTCGTTTAGGCCGTTGGATTGATTTCGATAATGATTATAAAACCATGTACCCATCCTTTATGGAATCTGTATGGTGGGCATTTAAGGAATTGTACAAGAAAGATCAAGTTTACCGTGGTTTTAGAGTCATGCCTTACTCTACCGGTTTAACTACACCATTAAGTAACTTTGAAGCTCAACAGAACTATAAGGATGTTCTTGATCCTGCTGTCACAATTGGTTTCAACGTTATCGGCCAAGAAAAGACGCAATTGGTTGCTTGGACTACCACTCCATGGACTTTACCAGCAAATATGGCACTATGTGTCAATGAAGACTTCGAATACGTTAAAATccatgatgaaaagaaggatTGTTACTATATCATGCTAGAATCATTGATCAAAAACTTATACAGAAAACCAaaggatgaaaaattcaaaattgttgaaagatTAAAGGGTTCTGACTTAGTTGGCTTGAAATATGAACCGCTCTTCCCATACTTTGTTGAACAATTCAAGGATACTGCTTTTAGAGTTGTTTCCGACAGTTATGTTACTGCTGAATCTGGTACAGGTATTGTTCACAATGCTGCCACCTATGGTGAAGAGGATTACAAGGTATGTTTGAACGCTGGTATCATTTCAGAAGATACTATCTTACCAGACGCTTTAGATGATCTAGGTGTCTTCACTGAAGTTGCTACTGACCTTGCGGGGCTCTACGTTAAAGACGCCGACAAGAAGATCATTAAACTATTGACCGAAAAGGGTAACTTATTATTGAACTCTCAAATTCGCCATTCCTATCCATTTTGTTGGAGATCTGATACTCCATTGTTATACCGTACAGTTCCAGGTTGGTTTGTCCGTGtcaaagaaattgttcCAAAGATCTTAGACTCTGTCCAGAAATCCAACTGGGTTCCAAATAccatcaaagaaaagagatttTCCAACTGGATTGCCAATGCTCGTGATTGGAATGTTTCTAGAAACAGATACTGGGGTACTCCAATCCCTCTATGGGTTTCTGATGATTATGAAGAAGTTGTTTGTGTTGGTTCTGTTGCTGAATTAGAAGAGTTAACCGGCGTCACTGGTATCAAGGATCTCCATCGTGACACTATAGATGGTTTAACCATTCCATCTAAGCAAGGTAAAGGTGAATTAAAGagaattgaagaagtttTTGACTGTTGGTTCGAATCTGGTTCTATGCCTTATGCTTCTCAACATTATCCATTCGAAAATACCGAAAAATTCGACCAAAAGGTCCCTGCTAATTTCATTTCTGAAGGTTTAGATCAAACTAGAGGTTGGTTCTATACTTTGTCTGTCTTAGGTACACATCTATTTGGTGAAGTTCCATACAAAAATGTTATCGTTTCGGGTATCGTCTTAGCTTCTGACGGTAGAAAAATGTCTAAGTCCTTAAAGAACTATCCTGATCCAAACATTGTCCTTGAAAAGTATGGTTCTGATGCTTTGAGATTATATTTAATCAACTCTCCTGTCTTGAAAGCTGAAAGTTTAAAATTCAAGGAAGAAGGTGTCAAGGAAGTTGTTTCCAAGGTCTTATTGCCATGGTGGAACTCTTACAAGTTCTTAGAAGGTCAAATTGCTTTATTACAAAAGACTTCTGATATTACTTTCGAATATGATCCTTCAGTTAGAAGTGAAAATGTCATGGACAGATGGATCTTAGCTTCTCTGCAATCTTTGGTTCAATACATTCACAAAGAAATGGGCGATTACAGATTATACACAGTTGTTCCACGATTATTAAATTTCATCGACGAATTAACTAATTGGTACATTAGATTCAACCGTCGTCGTCTAAAGGGTGAAAACGGTGTGGAAGATTGTATTAAGGCTTTGAACACATTATTCGAGGCCTTATTTACTTTTGTTAGAGCTATGGCTCCTTTCACTCCTTTCTTATCTGATGGTATTTACTTAAGATTGAAGGAATTCATTCCGGCTGATGTTTTAGCTAAGTTTACTAAGGATGACAGATCCGTTCATTTCCTATCTTACCCAGTTGTCAGAGAGGAATTGTTTGACGAAGATATAGAAAAGGCAGTCGCTAGAATGCAATCCGTGATAGATTTAGGTAGAAATATCCgtgaaaagaaaactatATCTTTGAAGACCCCTCTAAAAACACTAGTCATTCTACACAGTGACAAAGATTACTTAAAGGACATCGAAGCTTTACAGAACTACATTGTAGAAGAACTAAATGTTCGTGACATTGTTATTACTACTGATGAAGAGAAGTATGGTGTTGAATACAAGGCCGTTGCAGACTGGCCAGTTTTAGGtaagaaattaaagaaggATGCTAAGAAGGTCAAAGATGCCTTACCGTCGTGCTCCTCTGATGAAGTTCGTGCATATCTGGAGACTGGCAAGTTAGAAGTTGCTGGCATTGAATTAGTCAAGGGTGACTTAAACGTTATTAGAGGTCTACCAGAATCCCAAGCTCAATCAGGTAATGAAACTAGAACTGATCAAGAAGTTTTAATTATCATGGATACTAATATCTACCCAGAATTAAAGAGTGAAGGTCTAGCCAGAGAATTGGTTAACAGAATccaaaaattaagaaagaagTGTGGTTTAAATGCTACTGACGATGTTCTAGTTCAATACGAACTAGTGAAAGACACCATTGAATTCGAATCTATTGTCAACGAGCATAACGAAATGTTATCCAAGACCTGTAGATCTGAGATTTCCCAATTTGATGGCTCCAGGTCCGATGGTATTGCTGATGAAGAGCAAACCATTAACGATACAGCTTTcaaattaaagattttCAGGTTGTAAGTATCATAATTATCCTATATATTATCAATCTCATTTTATTTCTGAACAAATCCGGTATATATAACTAGACTAAGTTCCTCCTACCTATTTAATGTTTTATAAATGTAAGAAagtgaattttttaatgaTTTCTGAACTTATCATTTTGTTCGTTATCAACTAATTTTCGAAACCTGCGAAAATGTTAAGAATCTCGTGGCGGTATCAGGGCTAAAGGAATAATAGGTTTCTCTTAAAATGTATAGAAACAGATCAAGAATTATTCACTTTCTCAATCAGTGTTTAGTTAGACTTGAGTAAAATAAGTTTTTAGACCATACATAACCACAATTGATACAAAAGGAGGATATGAAGTCTTCATTCAAATCTGAATACCCTTTCGAGAAGAGGAAAGAAGAGTCACAGAGAATATCTgagaaatttcattcaagGATTCCAGTAATATGTGAAAAAGCTGATAAATCAGATATTCCTGACATTGATAAACGAAAGTATCTAGTACCTGCTGATTTAACCGTAGGCCAATTTGTCTACGTTATCAGGAAGAGAATAATGCTTCCTCCAGAAAAAGCTATATTTATCTTTGTCAACGATACACTACCCCCTACAGCAGCCCTACTATCTGCTGTATATCAAGAACATAAGGATAAGGACGGTTTCCTGTATGTTACTTATTCTGGCGAAAACACTTTTGGCCTTTAGTAAATGTTCACTGCACCACGTTTCGAAATAATAATGGCTTCCAATGCAAACCTCCCCAATgatatacatatatatataagatgACAAGGTCAAATATTCGGCATTGAATACACTGCTATCATTTATATACTATTTTTAATCCTTGCTTCCATGTTCTAGCTTAATAGATATTATActtttattatattatttactGTACAAAAGAATTGTATTTATGTGGTTTAGTtgttttataaaatttctcaTACACTATTCCctgttttctttgtataTTTCTCCAAGGGATCATTTTCAACAGAATATTCCTTCAAATTCGATATGTCATCAAAGGAAATAATATCCCTCAACTTTCTATCAGATTGGTACCACTCTTTGATCAACCAAGTCATTTCCTtcttaaagaaaattacaTTGGCGCTGTCCGAAGTTTGAATCAAGTCTTTCAAGACGTAGTATAATTTACTGAATGAAACACCGGCTGATATAAAGATTGAAATGATTGAACCTTCCTTTATATGGCTAGTCGGCAGAGCTTCATGAACTATACTACAAATACGAGGAAATAATTCAGAAATTGGGAAAACAAATTCAGAAGTATGGACATTTCTTGCAATTTTGACAACAACGTTAGATAGTAAATTGACAAAGTTCACGGAGTCCTCTATGTTACTACTATCACTTAGCTCTCTCTTTAGGGAATCGAATAGTTCATTCCATTTacttaaaatttcttcttcgtttCTAAAATCAGAGATCTTGAAGATATTTAATGCAACTTCATGGTAACCGAGTGGAACTGCATAATCATTAAATAAGTCACTGACTGGCAGAATCTTGCCATCTAGTTCTTTGGATAATTCCTCTTTATTATTGACATCAATTCTATTATCAGTTTTGATTAAATTCAACACATCATCTTGGACAGCAGCTATATCGAAAAGTTCTTGAATCAGACTTGAAAGTTGAACCATATCCTGTTTTTGACTTGGAGGACACACACTATTACAGAAACCATTTGCACGAGATAGACATTCAATTCTATCAGTTAATTTTATATCAAAATCAGAGATTGCTAACGAGTATAGAATTTCCGCAGCATGGTAAAAGTTTGACTTTCTAGAATGGTAGACCCATAGAAgattagaaattttcaatgaatctTTAGCCTTCTCTTTTAAGTAAGGAAGAATGAACTTAGTGTCCAGTTGTAGTAATCTGTCTCCACTCTTCTCAGCTACCAACCAATCGTATAAATGGTAATGGAATAGTTTGTCATCGTAGTTCAAAACAATCTCATAACTTTTATCCTTTAACGAAATAGCATCAGATGAAATGACAGAAGGACCTGACACCGAAGATGTGTTGTTACCGGCCAATTCATCAAGTTTTACTAAAGTCTCGAAGACAAGATCATAAACTACAACTCtcttatcaaaatatttttttctttcatcgTTTTCTAAACAACCGTTAGCAACATATTGGTACGCTAACTTACCTTTATCCATTGCATTCGCaatatttaataaaaattcgATTGTTTTTGGGAAGTAGTTTAGACTGATCATAACATCAATAGCTTCCTTTAGTTTTTCCATTGATAGGTCATTGACAATACGTTCAAATAGTTTGATAGCTGCATTAAGATGATAGCTTAATGTATCGTTATCCCTTAAACCAATCTCTCTGgctttcttcaaatgttCGATGGCTCTGAAACTTAAAATGTCGCTACTTGAACAGAAGGAACCACATCTATCTTGTAAAGTTGTAGCAGTGTATTCAATAGAAGCACCCCTGTTAATATTTCTATTAATGATAGACAACAATATTTCTCTTACCAAAGATTTGGTATCTTCTGTTGGTGCAAAcaaatctttgaaagtCAGCTTGGAAAGTTTAGTTTGGACATCTACCTTTAAGAACTTTACGATATCCTTGAATGCTAGATATTGATGTTCATAGCCTTCCACTTCACTTTCTTCATAGAATACATTTAAGAAGGATAGGGCTTCCTTGATAGATTCAACTAATTTGATCAGAGAGTTTGTAGCCATACTTTCTGCTTGGCTAGCAACCTCCTCAGCTTTATTGACTGCCTTGTCAGTTGGTAACAATGGTGCTGTTGGCTGAGCAATTGATCCACTATATGTGGCAAAGAACTCATTTAAGATCAAAATAGAAGATAGATAGTAACCGACATCTTCCTTAGAAATGCATATACCAGAAAGGACATTCTTCCCATTTAAGGAACCTTTCAAGGCCTGTCCCCTAGCATCAAACTTGATATCCTTGTCAACGGAAAATATTTGTCTATTCCAAACTTCCCTAAATAGCCTAGTTATCAGTAAACCAATACCATAAAATCTAGGTGATAATATAACGTCATCTAAATCGAAATTTGTTGTTCCAGTTTTGGTAACAAGTGATCTTTGAGGAGTGGCGGTTAAAGAGGGCTTTGATAACAAAGAAGAGACTGTAGATACTGAGTAACGGTTGTATTTTGGCTTAATGTCAACAACGCCCGGAATACCGACGGTCAAAAAGGTTAAGGCATTAGATCTCAACACTTCTGACttattgaatttgcaaGTGACAAATAAAGCAGTAGAACATGCCTCAGCCAGACCATAATTCAATACAAAAGCCAGTGGATTATCGAttaaagtttcaaaaacttcatCTGGATTACGATATCTGTAAATTTCTACCGAGTTATTAGTGAGAACAGCTACACGAAGATTTTCAGAATTATATTGTGAAGCAAATGCATTAGCGTAACCGGAAGGCTTATCAGTTGCATTAAAAGAAGGAGTTAATGGAACAATTTGTTTTACAGGGGAAGTAGTGTCTAAGAAAGTTGCATTCTCCACGTACTTACCGTGATTCTTTAAAATACCATAATCTGGGACACTGACAAATAGACGATGTTGAATTGGAGCAGGAGTAGATGCTGCATTCAATGTAGCATTAACTTTGGTTGGTTGTTGAGGTGTTTTGAGAACTGAGGAGAAAAATATACCTGGAGAGATGATGGTACTTGCACTGGTCGTCTCTAATAATACAGatgatttcttttgaagTTTTAACAAAATTGACTCATTAAATGTTAGACTTGAATAGAATGGCAAGCTCCTCTTTTGTTGTTCAatttgctgttgttgtaaTTCTTGTTGCATGACTTCAGGAGTAACTGAGCTTGGAGGAAATTTGATTGACTCCAACCTAATGGCTTCGATGTTAGATCTGCCGATGGAACCGTTGAAATATAAACGAACACCACCAACTGTTAGGGCTACAAAAAATAAGTTGTTGTTTTCTTGTTGAGATACCGGAAttattttagaaattttcaagtatTTCTTTGCCATAATAGCGGCACCTCTAGCCGTTGTAGTACCAATGATTCTACCGATATATGATGGTTCAATAATGACTGGTCCTTCCAGATTACTACCAGAAATCAAATATGCTCTTACAATAGATCTAGATGATAATGTGTAGACAACACCCCTAGATTGGTCTATAATGATTTGAATTAGTGTTTCTTGTGAGTTTTCCTCAAACAATGATTGAATTAAATCACTACCGGGCAATTTAGAAATCAAATTGGTAGGTAACAAATTTGACCAGGCAGACTGCGTCAAGCAAATTTTCGTGCATTTACTATTGAACCAATCATCAGAACCAGTGTATTGTAATTCCCAAATGTTTAAACCGGTAGTCTTACTGATAAAAAAGATTTGCCCCGTTGGTCTATACGTTGCAATTTCAAGGGAACCTAGACCATTTATCGAGACAGTCATGCCCGTATTATAGACTTCTAATTCATTTGAAGCTCTATTATGTGAAAGAGCTAGCAAATAAATGTCGAATGGAGTGGTAATAAGTAACAAATGTTTGATGTGACTAACAAAAGTGTTTGGTTTTACATCCACAAGCGCAACATTTAAAATGGTGTGCTTGATctcttcaatgaattgGTAGTCAGTGCTGTCATCAATGTTCCATAAAactaatttattatctatGATAATCCAGCATCTATTTATTTCTGGAAATATTCCCATATCGCTCTTAATTTCTGTCTTTGAGGCTTCTTGAAGAAGTTCATCCGGTATGCTGATTACTTTTTGTCTTTCAAAAGGAGTAAAAGCACCTAAACCACCAGCTTCCCTGCTAAAATTGTAATTGACACCGTTATTGTAGTAGGATCTTTCATCTAAGATAGGTGTGTTGGCATCACGCCTTTGCAGATGATCTATATATTCACTAGCTAGTTCTAGTGGTTTCTTAGACCCCAAACCTGTAATACGAATGTGTTCATTCACGTCAGATAAGTTTGCCGATGTCGTAGTAGCTGCATTAGTCGCATTTATATCGGCCAAAGAAGAGATGGAGTTGAGATTCATAACTGACCTTACAgtgtcattattttgagCATCGGGACGTTGAATAGAGCGGCTAGTGCCAGTAGTATTAAGCAATGAAGGATTTGATGGCAAATTTGTGGTGCTTCCCGGAAGTGTAGTTGAAGCAGCAAATGTATTATTGCTGTAATCAATTCTGTTTCTTAGTGGTGTGGAAAACATATCACTAGCGTAAGTGCCTTATTCTAGCTTATATGGTCCAGCAAGATTGCAGATTTTCTTATaacaaatattgatttcttgatcttaaatttcaatccaataaacaaaaattctaccatttttttcttcgatatactaaaaatccaaatatattgaaaaaaagatgagATGAGATTGAATATGAGAGTGCGGGTAAATCAGTCACtatctatatatttaaGGCCTTTATTAGATGAGCTCGACCATTGCTAGAGGCCTATGCATCTAAAATGCTCGAGAGAGATTGACCGGCCTGCTAGTAGCTTGCATGCAGAAGTTTCTGTGTGTTTTGAGAGGGTTTTACAGTTGAATTATATGTCCATTTTCAGGCTTATCAATATATATGCCGTTCTTTAGCCTAGAGAAGCAGTTTCGTCTAAGATTCTCTCCTGATTCAATTGCTGGGCAATGCCGTGCAAATAGTACTAGAAGAAAGCCTCGagctcttcttcttggtACCGTTGTTTTACCTTCCGCTGGCCAACAAGTGCTTTGGTATATTTCTATTCGAAAAAAGGTGAATTGATCGAACTTAATATACAAAAGGGAAGAACCACTTGAGCTTCGTCGAGGCCATAAGATGTCTCTAGGATTGCTAAAACAATCTCACATTCCAATAAGGAGACTTTTCTCGACAATTCCCGGCTATAATCTGAAATGTGGACTGGAAATACATACCCAATTGAATACTGAAAACAAACTGTTCTCACGTTCAAGGAACGACCCTTTTCGATATGTTGACCAGCCAAACGTAAATGCAAGCTATTTCGATGTAGCTTTGCCAGGATCTAGACCAACTTTGAACTATGAAGTCGTACTTTACGCTTTGAAATTGGCTCTGGCAATGAACTCTACGATTAATTTAAATTCTCAATTTGACAGAAAACACTATTTCTATGGTGACCTTCCACAAGGGTATCAGATAACACAACATTATCGCCCCATAGCAACTGGCGGGCAATTGACACTATCTAAACCGTTTGATGACATCTCTTCTCCTAGCAAGGCTGTAAATATAAAACAGTTACAAATCGAACAAGATACAGGAAGGTCAGTCTATCTGCAGGGCGAAGGACTCACTTTGATTGACTTAAATAGGGCTAATGTCCCTTTGATTGAATTAGTAACAGAACCTGATCTTACTAGTATAAAAGAGGTACGTGCCTTTTTAAAGAAGTACCAAGATATAGTTCGtcaattaaaaatatcaactgGTGATTTAGAGACCGGCTCTGTAAGAGTGGATGTAAACATTAATGTTAATGAATACCCTAGAGTTGAGTTAAAAAACCTCCCGAATACTTCGTCGATAATAAACGCCATAAAATATGAGTATAAACGGCAAGTAAATATCATACAGAGTGGAAAAGCTGAAAGTGAACTACGTGAAGTAGAAACAAGGAGATGGGATGGAGAAAAACATTCAAGCTCAGATCTAAAGAGTCCTCATTTGATTTACAGGTATATGCCAGATCCAGAACTGCCATATATCAACCTGGACAAGAGCATAGTAGCAGATGTTGCCAAGACCCTTCCAAAACTATCTGACGAAGTGCTTGACATGTTCATGAATGAGCCTTATAACCTGTCACTAAAGGATGCTAGAATTTTAACTATGAATCACAACCTTAGTGTATTCTATACcaatgaagaaataaaagacTTCTATTTATCGacatttcaaatcttttctgACACGATTGAGGGAGAGAGCTCAAGTTCTAAAATAGTTATTAATTGGGTTCTACATGAATTATTGGGGACTCTAAATAAACTAGGCGTTGCCTTAAAAGAATCCAGAGAAATTCTAAGTCCCCAGAAATTTGCAGAATTTCTTCTGCTAATTTACAATCGAAAAATCTCTAATTCAAATGCCAAATTACTACTCTTTCACCTGATCGAAAATATAAAGgattacaaagaaaattcaaacttAAATTTAGTGCAATTGACTAGTGATTTAGAGCTGGATTCTAATTCTTCGTTTAATGACGCTCAACTACAAGAACAGTGTCGACTAATCCTAAAAGAGTTGGACAATTCTGAATTAGTTGACAGTCTAGTGTCagggaagaaaaaaaatacctTACAATACTTGGTGGGACAAGGAATGAGAAAATTTCACGGTAAAGTAGAAGCCCaagaacttcaaaaaaCATTCAAAAACATCCTCAACATCAAGTGGTAACCTTTactgtatatatataagtaGTAACAAATGCTGTAAATCGtagaaaaataaagatatattttaaCATGCcttaatatataataaaacCGCTTTAAATATCCAATAATACATGAATCAAAAAACCTaaaaagtaaaaataaacaaaaatgcACTCCCATATAATTAGCTCCAGACACTCATATCATTATTCCAAATGCCGAATGGTCTTCTACCATTTGTTGTAGAACTattgtcattatttgaGCCGCAATCTAAAGACGGAACTTCACCATTATGCTTAGATGAAACTTGAGTAATACTCATGTTGTTGTTCTTATTTATACTATTGTCAGTATGATCCTTGAAATCTAAAGATGCTGTACTACCAGTTGAGTGTACGGGcatttgaatatttgaaacgTCATTAAGAAGATTTGGACTTACGGCAGAAGAGATCGTGTCCGTCGATGTGGTAGAAACTGATGACAGCATATTACTATTCAAATATGGTTGAAATGGGGAATTGAAAATCCCTGAGGAATTCAGTGAGccaatatttgatttgaaatcgTATTTAAAACCAGCTGTAGAATTGGCAAAAGAGGTATCGTTGGACATTAAGAAATCtagattattttgattgaatGGCATTGCTTGTGTTGCATTCATTGACGACTGAGAATTGAAAACGGGAGGCTTCTTGTAATCTCTTgcatttgaataaatttggtgATTAGATATTCCATAAATGGATTCTAACGTGTTATCCCTTTTGATATCTATGGATGAAACAGAATTACTGCTTTTAatgttgatattttgaaacaattgaGGGTATGTTTGCTTCAGATGTGCAGCAACTGCGGGATTTTGAGAGTAAAAGTTCAAGCCAACCAAATCCTGCTGTGGTGACTCGTGATTATTCTGATCAAAATGCTCTTGATTTAAGGTCTCTGTTCTAGAATTGTAGCTACGgttcatatttttcttcctgTTATAGTTATTGGAATTACTGTTTAAGTATCCCCGATTACCTACCCTGTTATAATATGCATTTCCTTCAGAGAACATATCTACTCGTTTATTAATGTAGTTATTGCTACCATATCttgtttgaaattgattatcaaaagaattggCACCGTCTGATGAGGATGAATTATGCTGAGGGACTGACTTTAAGTTCCTATAATCCAGCAAATACTTGTCGACATCCTCAATCtgagaagaaaaaggaaCACTAACGATTTCACCTGGCATGATTCAAATCTACTTGCTAAAAGATGTGCTGCCTTATTTGTtaagttgaaaattttggtgcAAGTCTCACTGATCAATTTCTGGTTAGACCTAAAGAAACTCAATTCTGGATGTAAAGTAgctaataaaattattagctACACAAATACttgataaatgaaataGGGAAAGTGAAATAAACAGAAATGAAGGGCTTATCTCAAAAGCGCTCTTATGTGTTCTTGTTGTAGTGTATTTTTAGAAGCACTATATTATTGACCCACCTAAAtaaaaagtttcaaaatttggacaaataaataatagaATACAGGACTATTCGGAATATTCAGTTATCAACACCAATCAAAGCTTAATAGATGAAAGGATTCAACTTGGTGATCTCACTATAAAtttgtatattatataGAACTCGAGATTTTTTTGCATagcatcaattttttcttcttgacGCATCCCAAGTTACgtgaaagtgaaaaaaaattaaccATACAAAAACATTAATCAATACTACAAattaaaggaaaagaagagtGGTGTTacataaaataaaatattatactAGTTGATCGTTCTGACTAATTAAAGGATCCAGAAGTCAGTCTCTGGTCCCTGAAGTGATTCCAAATTCAGCATGTCTTGTTCCACTTTTTTATCGTCTTTCTCTCCAGGTGTTTCGTATGTCGTAGTGtttttatcttcatcactaATTAAGGAATTCATAAACATCATTTCATCTGTGAGGTCATCGTGGAAAGAGTAGGGCTCATTTACAATGTTGGCAGCATTGCTActgttgttattattgctTTGAGGCACATCATTAAATGCATCAAATTCGGTCTGCTCCGATGGCAGTTCGAGAGGTTTATCAACCATACTATGTAGACCAGATAAGGCGTCGCCTGCAACTGTATCGGTGGTCATATTTTGCGTCTTTAGTGGATTTCCTTGAGGTTTTAGCTTCCAAGAGTCGGAAGAACCTTGATTTTTTGGCGTAACGTTTTCCTTGAGTGGGATACTTAAATCATTCGACGATTCCGATTTTAAATGTTCCTCGACTGTATACAAAGtgttcttgaaattatttttgcCATTACTTATTGGCTGGCTGGTTAATTGTTGAGATGGTGATATACCGTATAGCGGTGTAACTGGCTCAGAAATGGAAGAATATTCTTTgatctttaaatttttagGCAGACTATTCGCCAAGGACGTCAAGGAATTTCTTCTTAGGTTTTCTGTGGCAGACTTTCTAGATGCCGGAGTCTTAAATTGGTTAGAGTAAAC encodes:
- the ILS1 gene encoding isoleucine--tRNA ligase ILS1 (similar to Saccharomyces cerevisiae ILS1 (YBL076C); ancestral locus Anc_7.398); amino-acid sequence: MSESPAHFSFPKEEEKVLALWEEIDAFHRSLELTKDKPEFSFFDGPPFATGTPHYGHILASTIKDIVPRYATMTGHHVERRFGWDTHGVPIEHIIDKKLNIKNKDDVYKLGIDKYNDECRAIVMTYAAEWRKTLGRLGRWIDFDNDYKTMYPSFMESVWWAFKELYKKDQVYRGFRVMPYSTGLTTPLSNFEAQQNYKDVLDPAVTIGFNVIGQEKTQLVAWTTTPWTLPANMALCVNEDFEYVKIHDEKKDCYYIMLESLIKNLYRKPKDEKFKIVERLKGSDLVGLKYEPLFPYFVEQFKDTAFRVVSDSYVTAESGTGIVHNAATYGEEDYKVCLNAGIISEDTILPDALDDLGVFTEVATDLAGLYVKDADKKIIKLLTEKGNLLLNSQIRHSYPFCWRSDTPLLYRTVPGWFVRVKEIVPKILDSVQKSNWVPNTIKEKRFSNWIANARDWNVSRNRYWGTPIPLWVSDDYEEVVCVGSVAELEELTGVTGIKDLHRDTIDGLTIPSKQGKGELKRIEEVFDCWFESGSMPYASQHYPFENTEKFDQKVPANFISEGLDQTRGWFYTLSVLGTHLFGEVPYKNVIVSGIVLASDGRKMSKSLKNYPDPNIVLEKYGSDALRLYLINSPVLKAESLKFKEEGVKEVVSKVLLPWWNSYKFLEGQIALLQKTSDITFEYDPSVRSENVMDRWILASLQSLVQYIHKEMGDYRLYTVVPRLLNFIDELTNWYIRFNRRRLKGENGVEDCIKALNTLFEALFTFVRAMAPFTPFLSDGIYLRLKEFIPADVLAKFTKDDRSVHFLSYPVVREELFDEDIEKAVARMQSVIDLGRNIREKKTISLKTPLKTLVILHSDKDYLKDIEALQNYIVEELNVRDIVITTDEEKYGVEYKAVADWPVLGKKLKKDAKKVKDALPSCSSDEVRAYLETGKLEVAGIELVKGDLNVIRGLPESQAQSGNETRTDQEVLIIMDTNIYPELKSEGLARELVNRIQKLRKKCGLNATDDVLVQYELVKDTIEFESIVNEHNEMLSKTCRSEISQFDGSRSDGIADEEQTINDTAFKLKIFRL
- the ATG8 gene encoding ubiquitin-like protein ATG8 (similar to Saccharomyces cerevisiae ATG8 (YBL078C); ancestral locus Anc_7.400) — encoded protein: MKSSFKSEYPFEKRKEESQRISEKFHSRIPVICEKADKSDIPDIDKRKYLVPADLTVGQFVYVIRKRIMLPPEKAIFIFVNDTLPPTAALLSAVYQEHKDKDGFLYVTYSGENTFGL